One Micromonospora craniellae genomic region harbors:
- a CDS encoding AfsR/SARP family transcriptional regulator encodes MTLLQTRPPGYLLCAHRTSTDLARFDELTRRGAAARLPNGAGLRVAALTAALRLWRGDACLDARSAGVAVEAAALDERRWRAMEDLAEAQLVLGEHNAVIDAMEPLVRQWSYRERAWEHLIEAHMRRGDIASALAAYDELCHILAAGLGVVPGWRIDRLVSVIRAGNRR; translated from the coding sequence GTGACGCTGCTGCAGACCCGTCCACCGGGCTACCTGCTGTGCGCGCACCGCACCTCCACCGATCTGGCCCGCTTCGACGAGCTGACCCGGCGCGGCGCCGCCGCACGGCTCCCGAACGGGGCCGGACTGCGGGTCGCCGCCCTCACCGCGGCGCTGCGGCTGTGGCGGGGAGACGCCTGCCTCGACGCCCGGTCCGCCGGGGTTGCCGTGGAGGCGGCGGCGCTGGACGAACGGCGCTGGCGGGCGATGGAGGACCTGGCCGAGGCGCAGCTCGTGCTCGGGGAGCACAACGCGGTCATCGACGCGATGGAGCCGCTGGTACGCCAGTGGTCCTACCGGGAGCGGGCCTGGGAACACCTCATCGAAGCGCACATGAGGCGCGGTGACATCGCGTCGGCGCTGGCCGCGTACGACGAGCTGTGCCACATCCTGGCCGCCGGGCTCGGCGTCGTACCCGGCTGGCGGATCGACCGGCTGGTCAGCGTGATCCGCGCGGGCAATCGGCGTTAG
- a CDS encoding glycosyl hydrolase family 95 catalytic domain-containing protein — MPPSSSPPTRPRTCTVPSSRSTAVGWLGERARSPPGHRLEDRGRTSSADQPTDVRIAQHDSVDDPQFSALLLQFGRYLLISSSQPGTQSYAGRWRPRPDRDGAATGCVTPGCAATVGGCRCRTSTARPGPRRWWRRARGDRPRPADEHRQFGAADAAGDARPRPRHGGRGRPSRLGHLGRRPTDDGDDEVAGSRQRPAAESGAARGVRMR, encoded by the coding sequence GTGCCACCGTCTTCCTCGCCTCCGACGCGGCCGCGTACGTGCACGGTGCCGTCATCCCGGTCGACGGCGGTTGGCTGGCTCGGTGAACGGGCCAGGTCGCCTCCGGGGCACCGGTTGGAGGATCGAGGTCGGACCTCCTCCGCCGACCAGCCGACCGACGTCCGGATCGCGCAGCACGACAGCGTCGACGACCCGCAGTTCTCCGCGCTGCTGCTCCAGTTCGGCCGGTACCTACTGATCTCGTCCTCCCAGCCGGGCACCCAGTCGTACGCCGGTCGGTGGCGGCCCCGTCCGGACCGGGACGGGGCCGCCACGGGGTGCGTCACACCTGGGTGCGCCGCCACTGTTGGTGGGTGCCGGTGCCGCACGTCCACTGCACGGCCCGGGCCCCGTCGGTGGTGGCGGCGCGCTCGAGGTGACCGTCCGAGGCCGGCCGATGAGCATCGGCAGTTCGGGGCGGCGGACGCTGCTGGCGACGCTCGCCCTCGACCCCGGCACGGTGGTCGGGGTCGGCCGTCTCGTCTCGGTCATCTGGGACGGCGACCCACCGATGACGGCGACGACGAAGTTGCAGGGTCACGTCAGCGCCCTGCGGCGGAGTCTGGTGCTGCTCGGGGGGTGCGGATGCGGTGA
- a CDS encoding SDR family oxidoreductase — MNLFDLSGRLAVVTGCRRGIGLAMAQALAAAGADVIGVSASLAETGSEVAARVAAHGREFVPYRADLSDRAAVRALGDWLVGYDRPVDILVNNAGTIRRAPAAEHSDSDWDHVLEVDLSAPFVLARELGRDMIRRGAGKIIFTASMLSFQGGVTVPGYAAAKSGIAGLTRALANEWAPHGVNVNAIAPGYIGTDNTQALRDQPERNRAILDRIPAGRWGRPDDLAGATVFLASDAAAYVHGAVIPVDGGWLAR, encoded by the coding sequence GTGAACCTGTTCGACCTGAGCGGCCGGCTGGCCGTGGTGACCGGCTGCCGACGCGGCATCGGACTGGCGATGGCGCAGGCCCTGGCGGCGGCCGGCGCCGATGTGATCGGGGTGAGCGCATCGCTTGCGGAGACCGGTAGCGAGGTCGCCGCGCGGGTGGCGGCGCACGGTCGCGAGTTCGTGCCGTACCGGGCGGACCTGTCAGACCGGGCCGCCGTCCGCGCGCTCGGCGACTGGCTCGTCGGGTACGACCGGCCCGTCGACATCCTGGTCAACAACGCTGGCACGATCCGTCGCGCGCCGGCTGCCGAGCATTCCGACTCAGACTGGGACCACGTGCTGGAAGTCGACCTGTCGGCCCCGTTCGTCCTCGCCCGCGAGCTGGGCCGGGACATGATCCGACGGGGCGCTGGAAAGATCATCTTCACCGCGTCGATGCTCAGCTTCCAGGGCGGCGTGACGGTGCCCGGCTACGCCGCCGCGAAGTCCGGGATCGCCGGCCTGACCCGGGCGCTGGCCAACGAGTGGGCGCCGCACGGGGTCAACGTCAACGCGATCGCGCCGGGTTACATCGGCACGGACAACACCCAGGCCCTGCGGGACCAGCCGGAACGCAACCGGGCGATCCTGGACCGCATCCCGGCCGGGCGCTGGGGGCGTCCCGACGACCTCGCCGGTGCCACCGTCTTCCTCGCCTCCGACGCGGCCGCGTACGTGCACGGTGCCGTCATCCCGGTCGACGGCGGTTGGCTGGCTCGGTGA
- a CDS encoding LacI family DNA-binding transcriptional regulator, translating to MTDVARLAGVSHQTVSRVLNGHPNVREQTRLRVQAAIAELGYRPNRAARALVTGRSQVIGVVAQNTTLYGPASLLTALEQTAAESGFAVSVGSVRDLDHRSISAAVERHLAHRVAGIVVIAPVESAGEALERLPKDVPLVTVDGDPRRPMPLVTVDQAAGARAATQHLLDAGHHTVWHVSGPSDWFDSAGRIEGWREALLAAGAEIPPLVPADWSAAAGYRCGQMLARMPDATAVFTANDHLALGVLRALHEHGRRVPDDISVVGFDDVPEAAYFIPPLTTVRPDFDAVARASLEMLLTQIESASGGALRETVAPTLVSRQSVGRPPAR from the coding sequence ATGACGGACGTGGCTCGCCTCGCTGGTGTCTCCCACCAGACGGTGTCGCGAGTGCTCAACGGCCACCCGAACGTCCGCGAACAGACCCGACTGCGGGTCCAGGCGGCCATCGCCGAGCTCGGTTACCGCCCGAACCGGGCGGCGCGCGCGTTGGTCACCGGCCGTTCGCAGGTGATCGGAGTGGTAGCCCAGAACACCACCCTCTACGGTCCGGCATCGCTGCTCACCGCGCTGGAACAGACCGCCGCCGAGTCCGGCTTCGCGGTCAGCGTGGGCAGCGTCCGGGACCTCGACCACCGGTCCATCTCGGCGGCGGTGGAGCGGCACCTGGCCCACCGGGTCGCCGGCATCGTGGTGATCGCGCCGGTGGAGTCGGCCGGTGAGGCGCTGGAGCGCCTGCCGAAGGACGTCCCGCTGGTCACCGTCGACGGGGACCCGCGCCGGCCGATGCCGCTGGTGACGGTGGACCAGGCCGCCGGTGCCCGGGCCGCCACCCAGCACCTGCTCGACGCGGGGCACCACACGGTGTGGCACGTCTCCGGCCCCTCCGACTGGTTCGACAGCGCGGGCCGGATCGAGGGCTGGCGGGAGGCCCTGCTCGCCGCCGGGGCCGAGATTCCGCCGCTGGTGCCGGCGGACTGGTCCGCGGCGGCGGGTTACCGGTGCGGGCAGATGCTGGCCCGGATGCCCGACGCCACGGCCGTCTTCACCGCCAATGACCACCTCGCGCTCGGGGTGCTGCGGGCGTTGCACGAGCACGGTCGCCGGGTGCCGGACGACATCAGCGTGGTCGGCTTCGACGACGTGCCGGAGGCGGCGTACTTCATCCCGCCGTTGACCACCGTGCGTCCGGACTTCGACGCGGTGGCCCGGGCCAGCCTGGAGATGCTGCTGACCCAGATCGAGTCGGCCAGCGGCGGCGCACTGCGCGAGACCGTCGCGCCGACCCTGGTCTCCCGCCAGAGCGTCGGCAGGCCACCGGCCCGCTGA
- the araA gene encoding L-arabinose isomerase codes for MATHPEPEVWFLTGSQAMYGEDTLRQVAEQSRQIAALLDDSPHIPARVVWKPVLTTSADILEVCRDAAVQGAVGVIAWMHTFSPAKMWISGLDALRTPLLHLHTQANVLLPWDEIDMDFMNLNQAAHGDREFGFIQTRLGVARKTVAGHVSDPRVVTRVGSWTRAAIGFSAMRSLRLARFGDNMRDVAVTEGDKVEAELRFGVSVNTYGVNDLVRVVDEVADAQIDDLVKEYDDTFRVAAELRPGGERHDSLRYAARLELGMRTFLDAGGFRAFTTNFEDLGGLRQLPGIAVQRLMADGYGFGGEGDWKTSVLVHTLKAMSAGAQGGTSFMEDYTYDLTPGEELILGAHMLEVCPTIATDVPNVEIHPLSIGGREDPVRLVFDAEPGPAVVLGLADMGERFRLVANEVDVVPPPQPLRRLPVARAVWRPRPHLAGSAEAWITAGAPHHTVLSHAVGVEELHDLAEMSRTEMVVIDANTEPRRFADELRWNQAYYRLARGF; via the coding sequence ATGGCAACGCATCCTGAACCCGAGGTCTGGTTCCTCACCGGAAGCCAGGCGATGTACGGTGAGGACACCCTCCGGCAGGTGGCCGAGCAGTCCCGTCAGATCGCCGCCCTGCTCGACGACTCGCCGCACATCCCGGCCCGGGTGGTCTGGAAGCCGGTGCTGACCACCAGCGCGGACATCCTGGAGGTCTGTCGGGACGCCGCGGTGCAGGGTGCGGTCGGGGTTATCGCGTGGATGCACACCTTCTCGCCCGCGAAGATGTGGATCTCGGGTCTGGACGCGCTGCGCACACCGTTGCTGCACCTGCACACCCAGGCCAACGTCCTGCTGCCGTGGGACGAGATCGACATGGACTTCATGAACCTGAACCAGGCCGCTCACGGCGACCGGGAGTTCGGCTTCATCCAGACCCGGCTCGGGGTGGCCCGCAAGACCGTCGCCGGCCACGTCAGCGACCCCCGTGTGGTCACCCGCGTCGGCTCGTGGACCCGGGCGGCGATCGGCTTCTCGGCGATGCGTTCGCTGCGCCTGGCGCGGTTCGGCGACAACATGCGCGACGTCGCGGTGACCGAGGGGGACAAGGTCGAGGCGGAGCTGCGCTTCGGCGTCTCGGTGAACACCTACGGGGTCAACGACCTGGTGCGGGTGGTCGACGAGGTCGCCGACGCGCAGATCGACGATCTGGTCAAGGAGTACGACGACACCTTCCGGGTCGCCGCCGAGCTGCGTCCCGGCGGTGAGCGCCACGACTCGCTGCGGTACGCCGCACGGCTGGAACTGGGGATGCGCACCTTCCTGGACGCGGGTGGGTTCCGAGCGTTCACGACGAACTTCGAGGACCTCGGCGGTCTGCGTCAACTGCCCGGCATCGCGGTGCAGCGGCTGATGGCCGACGGCTACGGCTTCGGCGGCGAGGGCGACTGGAAGACCTCCGTGCTGGTCCACACGCTCAAGGCGATGTCGGCCGGCGCGCAGGGCGGCACCTCGTTCATGGAGGACTACACCTACGACCTCACGCCGGGCGAGGAGTTGATCCTCGGTGCGCACATGCTGGAAGTGTGCCCGACGATCGCCACGGACGTGCCGAACGTGGAGATCCACCCGTTGAGCATCGGTGGTCGGGAGGACCCGGTCCGGTTGGTCTTCGACGCCGAGCCGGGGCCGGCGGTGGTGCTCGGCCTGGCGGACATGGGCGAGCGGTTCCGGCTGGTCGCCAACGAGGTGGACGTGGTGCCCCCACCGCAGCCGCTGCGGCGGTTGCCGGTGGCCCGGGCGGTGTGGCGTCCCCGCCCGCACCTGGCCGGGTCGGCCGAGGCGTGGATCACGGCGGGCGCCCCGCACCACACCGTGCTCTCGCACGCGGTGGGCGTGGAGGAACTGCACGACCTCGCCGAGATGAGCCGTACCGAAATGGTCGTCATCGACGCGAACACCGAGCCTCGTCGCTTCGCCGACGAGCTGCGCTGGAACCAGGCGTACTACCGCCTCGCCCGGGGTTTCTGA
- the yjfF gene encoding galactofuranose ABC transporter, permease protein YjfF, whose translation MSSTSLTTGPSWARLPRRHVPVLATLALLLVMYAIGVSQYRAFSNVQVIFNVFIDNGFLLVVAVGMTFVILTGGIDLSVGSVVAMTAMVSAWLLQAGLPALLVLVIALLIGPTLGFLMGCAIHFFDIQPFIVTLAGMFFARGMCTFISDSSIRITDGFWTTMAQHRIGNPGGNFVSVSVLIAFAVVLVGAYVLAYTRLGRNVYAIGGNPQSALLMGLPVGRTRIAVYTISGLCSAIGGILLSFYTLSGAPLIGIGMELDVIAAVVIGGTVLTGGSGYVFGTVLGVLVLGVIQTLITFDGSLNSWWTKIVIGGLLFAFILLQRLIGIRYK comes from the coding sequence ATGAGCAGTACGTCGTTGACCACCGGGCCGAGTTGGGCGCGGCTGCCCCGACGGCACGTGCCGGTGCTGGCCACGTTGGCCCTCCTGCTGGTCATGTACGCCATCGGTGTCTCCCAGTACCGGGCCTTCTCCAACGTCCAGGTCATCTTCAACGTCTTCATCGACAACGGGTTCCTTCTCGTCGTCGCGGTGGGGATGACCTTCGTGATCCTCACCGGCGGCATCGACCTGTCCGTGGGGTCGGTGGTCGCGATGACGGCGATGGTCTCGGCGTGGCTGCTCCAGGCGGGTCTGCCCGCGTTGCTGGTGCTGGTCATCGCGTTGCTCATCGGGCCGACGCTCGGCTTCCTGATGGGCTGTGCGATCCACTTCTTCGACATCCAGCCGTTCATCGTGACACTCGCCGGAATGTTCTTCGCCCGGGGCATGTGTACGTTCATCAGTGACTCGTCGATCCGTATCACCGACGGTTTCTGGACCACGATGGCGCAGCACCGGATCGGCAATCCCGGCGGTAACTTCGTCTCGGTGAGCGTGCTGATCGCGTTCGCGGTGGTGCTCGTCGGCGCGTACGTGCTGGCGTACACCCGATTGGGTCGCAACGTGTACGCGATCGGCGGCAATCCGCAGTCGGCGCTGCTGATGGGGCTGCCGGTGGGGCGTACCCGGATCGCGGTCTACACCATCAGCGGCCTGTGCTCGGCGATCGGCGGCATCCTGCTCTCCTTCTACACGCTCTCCGGGGCGCCGCTGATCGGGATCGGGATGGAACTCGACGTGATCGCGGCCGTGGTGATCGGCGGCACGGTACTCACCGGTGGGTCGGGGTACGTCTTCGGCACCGTGCTCGGTGTGCTGGTGCTCGGCGTGATCCAGACCCTGATCACCTTCGACGGCAGCCTCAACTCCTGGTGGACCAAGATCGTTATCGGCGGCCTGCTCTTCGCGTTCATCCTGCTCCAGCGCCTCATCGGCATCCGCTACAAGTGA
- a CDS encoding ABC transporter permease, with translation MSERIKPLLGHRLFWPIAVLVVMLAANTIYRPGFLSIEMNNGHLYGTPIDILRLSAPLILVALGMTLVISTGGIDLSVGSICAISGAIACLHISEAADQNSFVTVSTALAMALGVALVLGAWNGVLVSVIGIQPIIATLILMVAGRGLAQLITEGQIITINSGPYRAIGLGHFLTLPLAIFIALGAALLVAAFTRRTALGMIIESVGGNREASRLAGIRSGRIVFLVYVASAACAAIAGFMMTANVSSADGNAAGLWVELDAILAVVIGGTALAGGRFYLSGTILGALIIQTLTTTVYAMNISPQTALLFKAVVVIAVCLIQAPAFRAKFNRRKRGTPPPPASSPQRQKEEVTA, from the coding sequence ATGAGCGAGCGGATCAAGCCTCTTCTCGGGCATCGGCTGTTCTGGCCGATCGCCGTGCTGGTGGTGATGCTGGCGGCGAACACGATCTACCGGCCCGGCTTCCTGTCGATCGAGATGAACAACGGCCACCTGTACGGCACACCGATCGACATCCTCCGGTTGAGCGCGCCGCTGATCCTGGTCGCCCTCGGCATGACCCTGGTCATCTCCACCGGCGGCATCGATCTCTCGGTCGGGTCGATCTGCGCCATCAGCGGCGCCATCGCCTGCCTGCACATCAGCGAGGCAGCGGACCAGAACAGCTTCGTCACCGTGTCGACCGCGCTCGCGATGGCGCTCGGGGTGGCACTCGTCCTCGGTGCCTGGAACGGCGTGCTGGTGTCGGTGATCGGCATTCAGCCGATCATCGCCACGCTGATCCTGATGGTGGCCGGTCGGGGCCTGGCGCAGTTGATCACCGAGGGCCAGATCATCACGATCAACTCCGGGCCGTACCGGGCGATCGGCCTGGGTCACTTCCTCACCCTGCCGTTGGCGATCTTCATCGCGCTGGGTGCGGCGCTGCTGGTCGCGGCCTTCACCCGCCGCACCGCGCTCGGCATGATCATCGAGTCGGTGGGCGGCAACCGGGAGGCCAGCCGGCTGGCCGGCATCCGGTCCGGCCGGATCGTCTTCCTCGTCTACGTCGCCAGCGCGGCCTGCGCGGCGATCGCCGGCTTCATGATGACGGCCAACGTGTCCAGCGCCGACGGCAACGCCGCCGGCCTCTGGGTGGAGTTGGACGCCATCCTGGCGGTCGTCATCGGGGGCACCGCGCTGGCCGGCGGCCGGTTCTATCTCAGCGGCACCATCCTCGGCGCGCTGATCATTCAGACCCTCACCACCACGGTGTACGCCATGAACATCTCGCCGCAGACGGCGTTGCTGTTCAAGGCGGTCGTCGTGATCGCGGTCTGCCTCATCCAGGCCCCGGCGTTCCGCGCCAAGTTCAACCGCCGCAAGCGCGGCACCCCACCCCCGCCGGCCTCGTCGCCGCAGCGCCAGAAGGAGGAGGTGACGGCATGA
- a CDS encoding sugar ABC transporter ATP-binding protein, with protein MTDSRPVLTMTGISKSFPGVRALHNVDFRLFPGEVHALMGENGAGKSTLIKVLTGVYGIDEGTITLGDEQVAFNGPMQAASAGVSTVYQEVNLCPNLSVAENIFIGREPRRLGAVRWGEVRRRARELLTRLDLDIDVTAPVASFSLAVQQMVAIARAIDVQARVLILDEPTSSLDAGEVAQLFRIMRQLRDEGIAILFVTHFLDQVYGIADRITVLRNGTLVGEYPTAELPQLALVEKMIGKELDVLERIEEQPRRELAALEGGTPFVEVSDLGRKGAVAPFSLTIHAGEVVGLAGLLGSGRTEVARLLFGADRADRGQVAVNGDTTGLRNPVQAIDHGIGFCSENRRAEGIIADLSVRENMILAMQAARGWLRPIPRRRQDELVDKYIKALSIRPPNPDVPVRNLSGGNQQKVLLARWLITEPRLLILDEPTRGIDIGAKAEIQKLVVQLSDGGMAVLFISAELEEVLRLSHKIAVMRDREMVAHLSNDDTVDADRVMQTIASGTQREGGQS; from the coding sequence ATGACGGATAGCCGCCCGGTCCTGACGATGACCGGGATCAGCAAGTCCTTTCCCGGGGTGCGCGCACTCCACAACGTCGACTTCCGACTCTTCCCCGGCGAGGTGCACGCCCTGATGGGCGAGAACGGCGCCGGCAAGTCGACCCTGATCAAAGTGTTGACCGGTGTCTACGGCATCGACGAGGGCACCATCACCCTGGGCGACGAGCAGGTGGCCTTCAACGGGCCGATGCAGGCCGCGTCGGCCGGGGTCAGCACCGTCTACCAGGAGGTCAACCTCTGCCCCAACCTCTCGGTGGCGGAGAACATCTTCATCGGCCGGGAGCCGCGCCGTCTGGGCGCCGTGCGCTGGGGCGAGGTCCGGCGGCGGGCCCGGGAACTGCTGACCCGCCTGGATCTCGACATCGACGTCACCGCTCCGGTGGCGAGTTTCTCGCTCGCCGTGCAGCAGATGGTGGCGATCGCCCGGGCGATCGACGTCCAGGCCCGGGTGCTCATCCTCGACGAGCCGACCTCCAGCCTGGACGCCGGTGAGGTCGCGCAGCTCTTCCGGATCATGCGCCAGCTGCGCGACGAGGGCATCGCGATCCTCTTCGTCACCCACTTCCTCGACCAGGTCTACGGCATCGCCGACCGGATCACCGTGTTGCGCAACGGCACGCTGGTGGGGGAGTACCCGACCGCAGAGCTGCCGCAGCTCGCCCTGGTGGAGAAGATGATCGGCAAGGAGCTCGACGTCCTCGAACGGATCGAGGAGCAGCCCCGGCGGGAGCTGGCGGCCCTGGAGGGCGGCACGCCCTTCGTCGAGGTGTCCGACCTCGGGCGCAAGGGCGCGGTCGCGCCGTTCAGCCTGACCATCCACGCCGGGGAGGTGGTCGGCCTGGCCGGCCTGCTCGGCTCCGGCCGTACCGAGGTGGCCCGGCTGCTGTTCGGCGCGGACCGCGCCGACCGGGGCCAGGTGGCGGTGAACGGCGACACGACCGGCCTGCGTAACCCGGTGCAGGCCATCGACCACGGCATCGGGTTCTGCTCGGAGAACCGGCGCGCGGAGGGGATCATCGCCGACCTGTCGGTCCGGGAGAACATGATCCTGGCCATGCAGGCGGCCCGTGGCTGGCTCCGGCCGATCCCGCGCCGTCGCCAGGACGAACTGGTCGACAAGTACATCAAGGCGTTGAGCATCCGCCCGCCCAACCCCGACGTACCGGTGCGCAACCTCTCCGGCGGCAACCAGCAGAAGGTTCTGCTGGCTCGTTGGCTGATCACCGAGCCCCGGCTGCTCATCCTGGACGAGCCGACCCGTGGCATCGACATCGGCGCCAAGGCGGAGATCCAGAAGCTGGTCGTGCAACTCTCCGACGGCGGTATGGCGGTGCTGTTCATCAGCGCCGAACTGGAAGAGGTGCTGCGGCTCAGCCACAAGATCGCGGTGATGCGTGACCGGGAGATGGTCGCGCACCTGAGCAACGACGACACCGTGGACGCCGACCGGGTCATGCAGACCATCGCCAGCGGGACCCAGCGGGAGGGGGGCCAATCATGA
- a CDS encoding ABC transporter substrate-binding protein: MRNMRMPMARRRAIAVAAAVLLAGSVAACGNSDTGSDGAGDDGKLVLGFSQVGAESGWRTANTVSIQEAAGEAGIELKFDDAQQKQENQIRAIRNYIQQKVDVIAFSPVVESGWDTVLKEAKDAGIPVILTDRAVDSADKSLYKTFLGSDFVKEGRLSGEWLVEEKKAATGDVNIVELQGTTGSAPANDRKKGFGEAIAADPKLKIIASQSGDFTRAGGKQVMEQFLRAHPKIDVLFAHNDDMGLGALEAITAAGKVPGQDITIITIDAVKDGMQALADGKFNFIAECSPLLGPQLMDLAKKVHAGEEVPPRIETEETTFTQEQAKEALPNRKY, encoded by the coding sequence ATGAGGAACATGCGAATGCCGATGGCGCGTCGTCGCGCCATCGCGGTCGCCGCCGCTGTGCTGCTCGCCGGCAGCGTGGCGGCCTGCGGTAACAGTGACACCGGAAGCGACGGCGCCGGCGACGACGGCAAGCTCGTCCTGGGCTTCTCCCAGGTCGGCGCGGAGAGCGGTTGGCGGACCGCCAACACCGTGTCGATCCAGGAGGCGGCAGGCGAAGCGGGCATCGAGCTGAAGTTCGACGATGCCCAGCAGAAGCAGGAGAACCAGATCAGGGCCATCCGCAACTACATCCAGCAGAAGGTCGACGTGATCGCCTTCTCGCCGGTGGTGGAGTCCGGCTGGGACACGGTGCTCAAGGAGGCCAAGGACGCCGGCATCCCGGTCATCCTGACCGACCGCGCGGTGGACTCGGCGGACAAGTCGCTGTACAAGACGTTCCTCGGCTCGGACTTCGTCAAGGAAGGCCGGCTCTCCGGTGAGTGGCTGGTCGAGGAGAAGAAGGCCGCGACCGGCGACGTGAACATCGTCGAACTGCAGGGCACCACCGGTTCGGCGCCGGCCAACGACCGCAAGAAGGGCTTCGGCGAGGCGATCGCGGCGGACCCGAAGCTGAAGATCATCGCCTCCCAGTCGGGTGACTTCACCCGGGCCGGTGGCAAGCAGGTCATGGAGCAGTTCCTGCGGGCACACCCGAAGATCGACGTCCTCTTCGCGCACAACGACGACATGGGCCTCGGTGCCCTGGAGGCGATCACCGCGGCAGGCAAGGTGCCCGGCCAGGACATCACCATCATCACCATCGACGCGGTCAAGGACGGCATGCAGGCCCTGGCCGACGGCAAGTTCAACTTCATCGCGGAGTGCAGCCCGCTGCTCGGCCCACAGCTGATGGATCTGGCGAAGAAGGTCCATGCTGGCGAGGAGGTGCCGCCGCGGATCGAGACCGAGGAGACCACCTTCACCCAGGAGCAGGCCAAGGAGGCCCTGCCCAACCGCAAGTACTGA
- a CDS encoding L-ribulose-5-phosphate 4-epimerase yields the protein MSGDPTALVTELRASVARLHGELTRYGLVAWTAGNVSARVPGHDLMVIKPSGVDYDDLSAENMVLCDLDGVPVEGELSPSSDTAAHAYVYRAMPEVGGVVHTHSTYATAWAARGESIPCHLTAQADEFGGEIPVGPFALIGGDDIGKGIVSTLTGHRSPAVLMRNHGVFTIGSNARAAVKAAVMCEDVARTAHLARALGQPVPMAQADIDALYDRYQNVYGQRPSPPASS from the coding sequence ATGAGCGGCGACCCGACTGCCCTGGTGACCGAGTTGCGCGCCAGCGTCGCCCGGTTGCACGGTGAACTGACCCGGTACGGGCTGGTGGCCTGGACGGCAGGCAACGTCTCCGCGCGGGTGCCGGGCCACGACCTCATGGTCATCAAGCCCAGCGGTGTCGACTACGACGACCTCTCGGCCGAGAACATGGTGCTCTGCGACCTCGACGGCGTACCGGTCGAGGGGGAGCTGTCGCCGTCGAGCGACACCGCGGCGCACGCGTACGTCTACCGCGCCATGCCCGAGGTCGGCGGCGTCGTGCACACCCACAGCACGTACGCCACCGCCTGGGCGGCGCGTGGCGAGTCGATCCCTTGCCATCTGACCGCTCAGGCCGACGAGTTCGGCGGAGAGATCCCGGTGGGGCCGTTCGCGCTGATCGGCGGCGACGACATCGGTAAGGGCATCGTCAGCACGCTCACCGGGCACCGATCGCCCGCGGTTCTGATGCGCAATCACGGCGTCTTCACCATCGGGAGCAACGCCAGGGCCGCGGTCAAGGCTGCGGTGATGTGCGAGGACGTCGCCCGGACCGCGCATCTGGCGCGCGCGCTCGGGCAACCGGTGCCGATGGCGCAGGCCGACATCGACGCGCTCTACGACCGCTACCAGAACGTCTACGGACAACGCCCCTCGCCTCCGGCGAGCTCCTGA